The Acidicapsa ligni genome has a window encoding:
- the hldE gene encoding bifunctional D-glycero-beta-D-manno-heptose-7-phosphate kinase/D-glycero-beta-D-manno-heptose 1-phosphate adenylyltransferase HldE: MIEQLHEVMHEIEHEWPNKRLLVLGDVMLDKYIWGEVGRISPEAPVPVVRATHTSEQPGGAANVAMNLARLGAEVVLAGFAGDDENQRSLVSCLKKDGIRSLLVSCEGFPTITKLRILGGRQQMLRLDSEHLATRPDADYARLLEIALAELPGCHAVVLSDYAKGVLSAEVCQKVIAAAREAQIPVLVDPKSSDFGRYRGATTVCPNLGELASASREDVRDLDKMLAAAERMVPEFDLQFMTATLSEKGIALVRADSRTILPAVARQVFDVSGAGDTVISVLALGLASGLQPETAVQLANIAAGIVVAKVGTVPIEKHELLAALAPEIALHAVDKVVSREELVNRVNTWRAVGERVAFTNGCFDLLHVGHITVLEQARRTGDRLIVAINSDASVSRLKGPSRPIVGERERARVLAALAAVDAVVVFDEPTPLELIVAARPDVIVKGGDYNVDTVVGAQEVMSWGGQVRIVPTVDGYSTTRLIEKGATGK, translated from the coding sequence TTGATCGAGCAACTGCACGAGGTAATGCATGAGATCGAGCACGAGTGGCCGAACAAGCGGCTGCTGGTGCTTGGCGATGTGATGCTGGATAAGTACATCTGGGGCGAGGTTGGGAGGATTTCTCCCGAGGCTCCCGTGCCGGTGGTGCGTGCGACGCATACGAGCGAGCAGCCGGGCGGCGCGGCAAACGTGGCCATGAATCTGGCTCGGCTCGGCGCTGAGGTTGTGCTGGCCGGGTTTGCCGGGGACGATGAGAATCAGCGTTCGCTGGTGAGCTGTTTGAAAAAGGATGGAATTCGTTCGCTCCTGGTCTCATGCGAGGGTTTTCCGACGATTACCAAGCTCCGAATTCTCGGTGGCCGCCAGCAGATGTTGCGGTTAGACAGCGAGCACTTGGCGACTCGTCCGGATGCGGATTATGCGCGCCTGCTGGAGATTGCCCTGGCAGAGTTGCCGGGGTGCCATGCGGTGGTGCTTTCCGATTACGCCAAGGGAGTGCTTTCGGCCGAGGTTTGCCAGAAGGTGATCGCCGCGGCACGCGAGGCGCAGATTCCGGTGCTGGTCGATCCCAAGAGCTCTGACTTTGGACGGTACCGGGGAGCGACTACGGTTTGCCCGAATCTGGGTGAGTTGGCGTCTGCTTCGCGCGAGGATGTGCGGGATCTGGACAAGATGCTTGCGGCTGCGGAGCGGATGGTTCCGGAGTTCGATCTGCAGTTCATGACGGCTACTCTGAGCGAAAAAGGTATTGCGCTGGTACGTGCCGATAGCCGGACGATTCTGCCGGCAGTGGCGCGTCAAGTATTTGATGTATCAGGTGCAGGAGATACAGTTATCTCTGTGTTGGCCTTAGGTTTAGCCTCTGGGCTTCAGCCGGAGACGGCAGTTCAACTGGCCAACATCGCGGCGGGAATAGTCGTCGCCAAAGTTGGAACGGTGCCGATCGAGAAGCACGAGCTGCTCGCAGCGCTGGCTCCGGAGATTGCGCTGCATGCTGTGGACAAGGTAGTTTCGCGAGAAGAGTTGGTGAATCGCGTGAACACCTGGCGAGCAGTAGGAGAGCGCGTTGCGTTCACCAATGGCTGCTTTGACCTGCTGCATGTGGGGCACATTACAGTGCTGGAGCAGGCGCGGCGGACAGGCGACCGGCTTATTGTGGCGATCAACAGCGATGCTTCGGTAAGCCGTTTGAAGGGGCCTAGCCGTCCAATCGTCGGCGAACGGGAGCGGGCGCGGGTGTTGGCTGCTTTGGCTGCGGTGGATGCGGTTGTAGTCTTCGATGAGCCGACTCCGCTGGAGCTGATCGTAGCGGCCCGGCCCGATGTGATCGTGAAGGGTGGCGATTACAACGTGGATACCGTAGTTGGCGCGCAGGAAGTAATGTCCTGGGGTGGGCAGGTAAGGATTGTGCCTACCGTGGATGGATACTCGACTACTCGCTTGATCGAAAAAGGCGCGACGGGGAAATAG
- the gmhA gene encoding D-sedoheptulose 7-phosphate isomerase, with product MQGHPNAQTVFFKAITDHLDVIKAITVQQELVEKIALAMVDALAAGKKILWCGNGGSAADAQHMAAEIVGRFRRERRGLPSIALTTDTSILTAVANDYGYEAVFSRQVEALGNAGDLLIGISTSGNSPNVVKAVEVAKELGMVTVAFTGIGGGKLATMADFLFAVPSKDTARVQEAHSLVAHMLCDWVELDWVQTQTGVQGGAL from the coding sequence ATGCAAGGTCATCCAAACGCGCAAACTGTGTTTTTCAAGGCGATAACCGACCACCTGGACGTGATCAAGGCGATCACAGTGCAGCAGGAACTGGTGGAGAAGATTGCTCTGGCCATGGTGGACGCCCTGGCTGCGGGCAAGAAGATTCTGTGGTGCGGCAATGGTGGAAGCGCGGCCGATGCGCAGCATATGGCAGCGGAGATTGTAGGGCGTTTTCGCAGGGAACGGCGTGGTTTGCCGTCGATTGCGCTGACCACCGACACGTCGATATTGACGGCCGTGGCAAACGATTACGGGTACGAAGCGGTGTTTTCGCGGCAGGTTGAGGCGCTCGGAAATGCAGGCGACCTCCTGATCGGGATATCGACTTCGGGCAATAGTCCCAATGTGGTGAAAGCGGTTGAAGTGGCCAAGGAACTCGGCATGGTCACAGTTGCCTTCACGGGAATCGGCGGCGGTAAGCTGGCCACGATGGCGGACTTTTTGTTTGCCGTTCCTTCAAAAGACACGGCGCGGGTACAGGAAGCGCATAGCCTGGTTGCGCACATGCTTTGCGACTGGGTAGAGCTGGATTGGGTTCAGACCCAAACGGGTGTTCAAGGGGGCGCGCTTTGA
- a CDS encoding D-glycero-alpha-D-manno-heptose-1,7-bisphosphate 7-phosphatase has product MTTGYDSAHLDAAGNIISSDAASTLTSRTLQTVFLDRDGVINQKLPEGEYVSSWDRFTLIPGTAEAIRRLNQAELRVIVVTNQRGVALGKYTTETVDLIHLNLQETLARSGAHIDAFYFCAHDKKECDCRKPLPGMFHQAQTDFPEIAPASSVIVGDSLSDIQFGANLNLRTIFIEGDPEHRKAGAEKAIELANRTVKNLAEAVDLLLK; this is encoded by the coding sequence GTGACTACCGGTTACGACAGTGCCCATCTCGATGCCGCAGGTAATATCATTTCTTCTGATGCGGCCAGCACCCTCACCAGCCGTACACTTCAAACCGTATTCCTGGATCGTGACGGAGTGATAAACCAAAAGCTTCCCGAGGGCGAATACGTCTCCTCCTGGGATCGCTTTACGCTTATCCCCGGCACTGCCGAAGCCATCCGGCGTCTCAATCAGGCAGAGCTCCGCGTCATCGTAGTCACCAATCAGCGGGGCGTTGCGCTGGGTAAATACACCACAGAAACCGTCGATCTCATTCACCTGAATCTCCAGGAAACCCTGGCAAGATCGGGTGCCCACATCGACGCCTTCTACTTCTGCGCCCATGACAAGAAAGAGTGCGACTGCCGCAAACCCCTCCCCGGCATGTTCCATCAGGCTCAGACCGACTTCCCGGAAATTGCCCCTGCCAGCAGCGTCATCGTTGGCGACTCACTCTCCGACATCCAGTTTGGCGCCAATCTCAACCTGCGCACCATCTTCATTGAGGGCGACCCCGAACATCGCAAAGCCGGAGCCGAAAAAGCAATAGAACTGGCCAACCGGACTGTCAAAAATCTAGCCGAGGCTGTCGATCTTCTGCTCAAGTAA
- the rfaD gene encoding ADP-glyceromanno-heptose 6-epimerase: MYIVTGGAGFIGSNVVHELNAHGITDILIVDNFANARKFQNLHGARYVDYLDKREFRRALKENSLGLGKVEAILHQGACSNTLEDDGVYMMDNNFEYTKDVLKYAIHVAAPLVFASTAAVYGLSGPGHFTPTIENERPLNIYGYSKLAFDHYFRNQLALDNVPITAVGLRYFNVYGPREQHKGRMASVMHHFTKQMKDIGKVKLFGGTGGYADGEQRRDFVYVRDLARLNMFFAQIGPYAPAAGSSRKVYQGVVNAGSGVASTFNEVAHALMLVHGVVPIEYVPFPADLDGRYQHFTQADLTGLRGLGCDLEMTGLEAGVKETFATLDAIGA; encoded by the coding sequence ATGTACATTGTTACCGGCGGGGCGGGATTCATTGGCAGCAACGTGGTGCATGAGCTGAATGCGCATGGAATCACGGACATCTTGATCGTAGACAACTTTGCCAATGCGCGGAAGTTTCAGAATCTGCATGGGGCACGATATGTGGACTACCTCGACAAGCGGGAGTTTAGGCGGGCGCTGAAAGAGAACTCGCTGGGACTGGGTAAGGTTGAGGCGATTCTGCACCAGGGTGCTTGTTCAAACACGCTGGAAGACGACGGCGTGTACATGATGGATAACAACTTCGAATACACGAAGGATGTGTTGAAGTATGCGATCCATGTTGCTGCACCACTTGTGTTTGCATCCACCGCTGCGGTGTATGGGCTGAGCGGTCCGGGGCACTTTACGCCGACAATTGAGAACGAGCGGCCGCTGAATATCTATGGCTATTCAAAGCTCGCCTTCGATCACTACTTCCGCAATCAGTTGGCGTTGGATAATGTGCCGATCACTGCGGTGGGGCTGCGCTACTTCAATGTTTATGGTCCGCGGGAGCAGCACAAGGGGCGCATGGCTTCCGTGATGCACCACTTTACCAAGCAGATGAAGGATATCGGCAAGGTAAAGCTCTTCGGCGGGACAGGCGGCTATGCGGATGGCGAGCAGCGGCGGGATTTTGTGTATGTGCGCGATCTGGCGCGGCTGAATATGTTCTTTGCGCAGATTGGGCCGTATGCGCCTGCTGCCGGAAGCAGCCGCAAGGTATACCAGGGCGTAGTGAATGCAGGGTCGGGCGTGGCCAGCACCTTCAATGAGGTGGCTCATGCGCTGATGCTGGTGCATGGAGTCGTCCCGATTGAGTATGTGCCGTTTCCAGCAGATCTGGACGGACGGTATCAGCACTTTACGCAGGCTGATCTTACCGGGCTGCGAGGGCTGGGTTGCGATCTGGAGATGACCGGGCTGGAAGCGGGAGTGAAAGAGACTTTCGCCACGCTGGACGCTATCGGGGCTTAG
- a CDS encoding glycosyltransferase family 9 protein: MQPDSSVKRVLIYRLGSLGDTTVALPCFHLIQRVFPAAERVLLTNFPVHAKAPAAAAVLGDSGLVQGYMRYSVGTRNPMELLKLAAEIRRFNPEVLVYLMPVRPLKAVRRDALFFRWAAGVKRIVGLPGLAELERRFDSETGKFEPEAFRLARTMRELGDAEPGTLANWNLGLTGAERAKARLALGELAGKPLVVCGPGTKMQAKDWGQENWRELLGQVAREYPGHGLALIGAGEDAEVSTFAAGAWPGTVANLCGKLSPRETAAVFEGARLFLGPDSGPMHLAAAAGVPCVIAFSARGLPGIWYPIGEKHQVIYHQTSCYGCNLETCVIEKRRCLTSITVDEMAHAAGRVLSAQS, encoded by the coding sequence GTGCAGCCGGATTCTTCGGTCAAGAGAGTACTCATCTATCGATTAGGCAGTTTGGGCGATACCACTGTCGCCTTGCCTTGTTTTCATCTCATTCAACGCGTTTTTCCCGCTGCGGAGCGGGTGCTGCTCACCAATTTTCCGGTACATGCAAAGGCTCCAGCGGCGGCTGCCGTGCTGGGCGATTCGGGGCTGGTGCAGGGGTACATGCGCTACTCGGTCGGGACGCGGAATCCCATGGAGTTGCTGAAGCTGGCAGCGGAGATTCGGCGATTCAACCCCGAGGTACTGGTATACCTGATGCCGGTGCGGCCGTTGAAGGCGGTTCGGCGCGATGCGTTGTTCTTTCGCTGGGCCGCGGGCGTGAAGCGAATTGTCGGGCTGCCGGGTCTGGCCGAGCTGGAGAGACGATTCGACTCCGAGACCGGGAAGTTTGAGCCGGAGGCATTTCGGCTGGCGCGGACGATGCGCGAACTCGGCGATGCGGAGCCGGGAACGCTGGCCAACTGGAACCTTGGGCTTACAGGCGCGGAGCGGGCGAAAGCTCGGCTGGCTTTGGGAGAACTTGCCGGAAAGCCGCTGGTTGTTTGCGGGCCGGGAACCAAGATGCAGGCCAAGGACTGGGGCCAGGAAAACTGGCGCGAGTTACTCGGACAGGTAGCGCGCGAATATCCAGGGCACGGGCTGGCGTTGATTGGAGCGGGGGAAGATGCCGAGGTCAGCACGTTCGCGGCCGGGGCCTGGCCGGGGACTGTGGCGAATCTCTGCGGCAAGCTTTCTCCGCGCGAGACGGCAGCGGTGTTTGAGGGTGCGCGGCTGTTCCTCGGGCCGGATTCGGGGCCGATGCATCTGGCGGCTGCGGCGGGTGTGCCGTGCGTCATTGCGTTTTCAGCGCGGGGGCTTCCCGGTATCTGGTATCCAATCGGAGAAAAACACCAGGTCATCTATCATCAGACGAGTTGCTATGGCTGCAATCTGGAAACATGCGTGATCGAGAAGCGGCGTTGTCTGACTTCAATCACAGTCGATGAGATGGCTCATGCTGCGGGACGAGTGCTTTCGGCTCAGAGCTAA
- a CDS encoding alpha-ketoacid dehydrogenase subunit alpha/beta: protein MKNAALAGTSASSIDASPADSSSALTPGQLVDFYRLMYASRRIDDREILLKRQQKIFFQISAAGHEAFQVAAAKALRPGYDWVVPYYRDRALCLALGVTAEDMLLQSVGSAADPASGGRQMPSHWASTKLNIVSTSSSTATQVLHAVGVAEAGRYFSHFPDAASVPEGDQDYRAFSHVKFHSDEVVLTCIGEGSTSQGEFWEALNTASNKKLPVVFCVEDNGYAISVPVEANTPGGNISRLVANFPNFYFAEVDGTDPEASYRAFVGAVEHCRAGKGPAFVHGHCVRIYSHSFSEDDKNYRSKAEREADAMRDPLHTLQMRLLREGMLSTGELNALEQQIDEQVAAAAIRAVDAPLPELSSILRHVYSEDFDPTREELASEPLWQKEGTPPKADRTMADMINVCLRDEMRRDPRIVVYGEDVADATREDALKEVKGKGGVFSLTSGLQMEFGSERVFNSPLAEANIVGRAVGYAVRGMKPVVEIQFFDYIWPAVHQIRNELALMRWRSNGSFKAPVVIRVPIGGYLTGGSIYHSQSGESIFTHIPGLRVVFPSNALDANGLLRTAIRCDDPVLFLEHKRLYREPYGRAPYAGPDYMVPFGKAAIARAGTDVTIVTYGALVPRALQAAQKAEREHGIQTEVIDLRTLSPYDWDAIATSVKKTSKVIVAYEDTKSWGYGAEIAARIADELFEDLDAPVKRVAAMDTFVAYQPLLEDAILPQPEDVLRTIVELKRF, encoded by the coding sequence ATGAAAAATGCAGCGCTGGCGGGTACGTCCGCTTCCTCGATTGATGCTTCGCCTGCGGATAGTTCGTCTGCACTGACGCCCGGGCAGTTGGTGGATTTTTACCGGCTGATGTACGCTTCCCGTCGGATAGACGACCGCGAGATTTTGCTGAAGCGCCAGCAGAAAATTTTCTTCCAGATTTCGGCAGCCGGCCATGAGGCTTTCCAGGTGGCTGCGGCCAAGGCGTTGCGGCCCGGATATGACTGGGTGGTGCCGTATTATCGAGATCGCGCGCTCTGCCTGGCGCTGGGTGTAACGGCTGAGGACATGCTGTTGCAGTCGGTTGGATCGGCGGCTGATCCGGCAAGCGGCGGGCGGCAGATGCCTTCGCACTGGGCCAGTACGAAGTTGAATATCGTGAGCACCTCTTCTTCGACGGCGACGCAGGTTCTTCATGCGGTGGGCGTGGCTGAGGCGGGGCGATATTTTTCGCACTTTCCCGATGCGGCCTCGGTGCCGGAGGGGGACCAGGATTATCGAGCCTTCAGCCATGTGAAGTTTCATTCTGATGAGGTGGTGCTGACCTGCATCGGCGAGGGTTCGACTTCGCAGGGCGAGTTCTGGGAGGCGCTGAATACGGCCTCGAACAAAAAGCTGCCGGTGGTCTTCTGCGTGGAGGATAACGGGTACGCGATTTCCGTGCCGGTCGAGGCGAATACTCCCGGCGGAAATATCTCGCGGCTGGTGGCCAACTTTCCCAACTTCTATTTTGCCGAGGTAGATGGAACAGATCCCGAGGCGAGCTATCGGGCTTTTGTGGGAGCGGTGGAGCATTGCCGCGCGGGTAAGGGACCGGCGTTTGTGCACGGGCACTGCGTTCGGATCTACTCGCATTCGTTCTCTGAGGACGACAAAAATTACCGCTCCAAGGCGGAGCGCGAAGCGGATGCCATGCGCGATCCGCTGCACACGCTGCAGATGCGGTTGTTGCGTGAGGGAATGCTGAGCACCGGCGAGTTGAATGCGCTGGAGCAGCAGATCGACGAGCAGGTGGCAGCGGCAGCGATACGAGCTGTGGATGCGCCACTTCCCGAGCTGTCGAGCATTCTGCGGCATGTATATTCCGAGGACTTCGATCCGACACGCGAGGAACTGGCCTCTGAGCCGCTATGGCAGAAAGAAGGAACTCCGCCAAAGGCTGACCGAACGATGGCCGATATGATCAACGTTTGCCTGCGGGACGAGATGCGGCGTGATCCGCGCATTGTGGTGTACGGCGAGGATGTCGCCGATGCCACGCGGGAAGATGCTCTGAAGGAAGTCAAGGGCAAGGGCGGCGTTTTTTCGCTGACGTCCGGGTTGCAAATGGAGTTCGGTTCAGAGCGTGTGTTCAATTCGCCGCTGGCTGAGGCGAATATCGTCGGACGCGCAGTAGGCTATGCTGTGCGCGGAATGAAGCCGGTGGTGGAGATTCAGTTCTTCGATTACATCTGGCCCGCGGTACACCAGATTCGCAATGAGCTGGCGCTGATGCGCTGGCGGTCAAATGGGAGCTTCAAGGCTCCCGTGGTGATTCGCGTGCCGATTGGCGGCTATCTCACGGGCGGGTCGATTTATCACTCGCAGAGCGGCGAGTCGATCTTTACGCATATTCCGGGGCTGCGGGTGGTGTTTCCATCGAATGCTCTGGATGCGAACGGGCTGCTGCGGACGGCGATCCGGTGCGATGATCCGGTGTTGTTTCTGGAGCACAAGCGGCTGTATCGCGAGCCTTATGGACGTGCTCCGTATGCGGGGCCGGACTACATGGTTCCGTTTGGCAAGGCGGCGATTGCCCGCGCGGGTACAGATGTCACAATTGTGACGTATGGCGCGCTGGTTCCGAGGGCTTTGCAGGCGGCGCAGAAAGCCGAACGCGAGCATGGCATCCAGACGGAAGTGATCGATCTGCGGACGCTGAGCCCTTATGATTGGGATGCGATTGCAACTTCGGTAAAGAAGACAAGCAAGGTCATTGTGGCTTACGAGGATACGAAGAGCTGGGGCTACGGTGCGGAGATTGCCGCGCGTATTGCCGACGAGCTTTTTGAAGACCTGGATGCTCCTGTGAAGCGGGTTGCGGCGATGGATACTTTTGTCGCCTACCAGCCGCTGCTGGAGGATGCAATCTTGCCTCAGCCGGAGGATGTTCTGCGAACCATCGTAGAGTTGAAACGTTTCTAG
- a CDS encoding sodium-translocating pyrophosphatase, producing the protein MFASTLPPSMPLASSASLATLVAFPANSGSGSDTIYLWIALAAGVLALVAALLFARSVLASETGTPEMQEIAAAIREGAQAFMGRQYKTIAIMAIVLAAVLYAGYHFYPLTAPLASKVVFSFLVGAACSGISGYTGMFVSIRANLRTAAAARSSLGGALKLALRGGAVTGLIVVGLALLGISLLFLLFGGLDNPQAVPYQLVGFGFGASLVALFAQLGGGIYTKAADVGADLVGKVEAGIPEDDPRNPAVIADLVGDNVGDCAGRGADLFESSAAESVGAMILGAALFPVFGIKGILFPLIVHAINIVSSIIGVSVVHSKETDDPMNALNRGFYVTSFLALVGFAAGVHFLLQDRWWLLGAGVVGIVTSFAFVTITEYYTETRFRPVQSIAKACNTGAATNIITGLAVGMETPALPVIVISGALLLSYYFGVRGLEDATGIADYAKGIYGTAIATMGMLSSAAYILAMDTFGPITDNAGGIAEMSNQPHEVRDRTDRLDAAGNTTKALTKGYAIGSASLAAFLLFSAYLETIHNIVKHRVESAGFVLPLDWSFSNVNLASIPVFVGALLGAMLTYLFSSMAISAVGRAAEKVIEDVRAQFKENPGIMNGTSKPDYARCVNIVTGAALKEMVLPGALAVLMPVTIGVLFRHLSPLFHLRSTSDLPASFGNIVNLSGAESVASFLMVGTISGILLAMLMNNGGGAWDNAKKFIETGAYGGKGSDAHKAAVVGDTVGDPFKDTAGPSLHVLIKLLATVTLVLAPLFV; encoded by the coding sequence ATGTTTGCATCCACCCTGCCACCCTCGATGCCCCTGGCATCTTCTGCATCGCTTGCCACTCTTGTGGCCTTCCCGGCCAACAGTGGATCGGGCTCCGACACGATCTACCTCTGGATCGCTTTAGCCGCTGGAGTTCTAGCCCTCGTCGCCGCACTCCTGTTCGCGCGCTCCGTCCTCGCGTCGGAGACCGGCACTCCCGAGATGCAGGAGATTGCCGCCGCCATCCGCGAAGGCGCGCAGGCTTTCATGGGCCGTCAGTACAAGACCATCGCCATCATGGCCATCGTCCTCGCCGCCGTACTCTACGCCGGATATCACTTCTACCCCCTGACCGCCCCGCTGGCCAGCAAAGTCGTCTTCAGCTTCCTGGTCGGCGCAGCCTGTTCGGGAATCTCCGGCTATACCGGCATGTTCGTCTCTATCCGCGCCAACCTGCGAACGGCAGCAGCAGCCCGCTCCAGCCTCGGCGGCGCACTCAAGCTGGCTCTACGCGGAGGAGCAGTCACCGGCCTCATCGTCGTGGGATTAGCCCTGCTCGGCATCAGCCTGCTCTTTCTGCTCTTTGGCGGACTCGATAATCCGCAGGCAGTTCCCTATCAGCTTGTAGGCTTCGGCTTCGGAGCATCCCTCGTTGCCCTCTTCGCCCAACTCGGCGGCGGCATCTACACCAAGGCCGCCGATGTAGGCGCGGATCTTGTAGGTAAAGTCGAAGCCGGAATCCCCGAAGACGACCCGCGCAACCCTGCCGTCATCGCAGATCTCGTGGGAGACAACGTAGGCGACTGCGCAGGCCGCGGAGCTGACCTCTTCGAATCAAGCGCCGCCGAAAGCGTAGGCGCCATGATCCTCGGCGCAGCCCTCTTTCCGGTCTTCGGAATCAAGGGCATTCTCTTCCCGCTCATTGTTCATGCCATCAACATCGTTTCGTCCATCATTGGCGTGTCCGTGGTTCACAGCAAAGAAACCGATGACCCGATGAACGCCCTCAACCGGGGCTTCTATGTCACCAGCTTCCTGGCCCTCGTGGGCTTCGCCGCGGGCGTCCACTTTCTGCTTCAGGACCGCTGGTGGCTGCTCGGCGCAGGAGTTGTCGGCATCGTCACTTCATTCGCCTTCGTCACCATCACGGAGTACTACACCGAGACCCGCTTCCGCCCCGTGCAGTCCATCGCCAAGGCCTGCAATACCGGTGCAGCCACCAACATCATCACCGGCCTGGCCGTCGGCATGGAGACACCCGCACTGCCCGTCATCGTGATCAGCGGAGCGCTGCTGCTCAGCTACTACTTCGGCGTTCGCGGCCTTGAGGACGCAACCGGCATCGCCGACTACGCCAAAGGCATCTACGGCACTGCCATCGCCACGATGGGCATGCTCTCCAGCGCTGCCTACATCCTCGCAATGGACACCTTTGGCCCCATCACCGACAACGCGGGCGGCATCGCTGAAATGAGCAACCAGCCTCATGAAGTCCGCGACCGCACCGACCGCCTCGACGCCGCAGGCAACACCACCAAAGCTCTCACCAAGGGATACGCCATCGGTTCCGCTTCGCTAGCCGCCTTCCTGCTCTTCTCCGCCTATCTGGAAACCATCCACAACATCGTCAAGCACCGCGTAGAGTCCGCCGGATTCGTGCTGCCTCTCGATTGGAGCTTCTCCAATGTCAACCTCGCCAGTATCCCTGTCTTTGTCGGCGCGCTTCTCGGAGCCATGCTGACTTATCTCTTCTCCTCAATGGCCATCAGCGCCGTCGGACGAGCCGCGGAAAAAGTCATCGAAGACGTTCGCGCCCAATTCAAAGAAAACCCCGGCATCATGAACGGCACCAGCAAACCCGATTACGCCCGCTGCGTCAACATCGTTACAGGAGCCGCGCTGAAAGAGATGGTCCTGCCCGGCGCACTTGCCGTCCTGATGCCTGTAACCATCGGCGTCCTCTTTCGGCACCTCAGCCCGCTCTTTCACCTCAGGAGCACCTCGGATCTGCCGGCCAGCTTCGGCAACATAGTCAACCTCTCAGGAGCTGAATCCGTAGCGTCCTTCCTGATGGTCGGCACCATCAGCGGCATCCTGCTGGCCATGCTCATGAACAACGGCGGCGGCGCATGGGACAACGCCAAGAAGTTCATCGAAACCGGAGCGTATGGTGGTAAGGGATCCGATGCCCACAAGGCAGCCGTAGTAGGCGACACCGTGGGCGATCCATTCAAGGACACAGCAGGCCCCAGCCTCCATGTCCTCATCAAGTTGCTGGCGACAGTAACCCTGGTCCTGGCCCCACTCTTCGTCTAA
- a CDS encoding mechanosensitive ion channel family protein: MVLFAFFIRSGVFAEGRFLGKVLDEWIGDAQEFLHVKLPHLIVLVVIAIVLTRIVTMLTRRMAIIAERKNSRPGRNSQVKTFSGILRTSLNGILWGLTAIQILEVLGINLGPLLASAGIAGVAIGLAAQTIVKDVLNGMLIIMEDQFGIGDTVRLTGMSGTVENMTLRRTEVRDGDGTLYVVPNSQITTVANLSRDFSVATVNVSVDFSASPDKVIALLTSVAMDVRNDKAFSDLFLKDPEVLGVDAITGSQVIYPVVFKTLASKQYGPIRAFRSQVRLALEKNSMLPGDPNRVFREFTPADGQKQLSGTANEADPKTIEAREKPAIDPTTIPAITINPLTGES, translated from the coding sequence ATGGTTCTTTTTGCATTTTTTATACGATCAGGCGTCTTTGCAGAGGGCCGTTTCCTGGGCAAAGTTCTAGATGAGTGGATCGGCGACGCCCAGGAGTTCCTGCACGTCAAGCTGCCTCATCTCATTGTCCTCGTCGTCATCGCTATCGTCCTCACCCGCATCGTCACCATGCTCACCCGGCGAATGGCCATCATCGCCGAACGCAAAAACTCACGCCCTGGACGCAACTCCCAGGTCAAAACCTTCTCCGGCATCCTCCGCACATCACTCAACGGCATCCTCTGGGGACTAACCGCGATCCAGATCCTCGAAGTCCTTGGCATCAATCTTGGCCCGCTGCTCGCCTCTGCCGGAATCGCCGGTGTAGCCATTGGCCTCGCCGCCCAAACCATCGTCAAAGACGTGCTGAACGGCATGTTGATCATCATGGAAGACCAGTTCGGCATCGGCGATACAGTACGCCTCACCGGCATGAGCGGCACCGTCGAAAACATGACCCTGCGCCGCACCGAGGTCCGCGACGGCGACGGCACCCTCTACGTCGTTCCCAACTCGCAGATCACCACTGTAGCTAACCTGAGTCGCGACTTCTCCGTAGCCACCGTCAACGTCTCAGTGGACTTCTCCGCGTCGCCCGACAAGGTCATCGCGCTGCTAACGTCCGTAGCCATGGACGTCCGCAACGACAAAGCCTTCTCCGATCTTTTTCTGAAAGACCCCGAAGTCCTAGGCGTAGACGCTATCACCGGTTCCCAGGTCATCTATCCCGTAGTCTTCAAAACCCTGGCCTCAAAGCAATACGGCCCCATCCGGGCATTCCGCAGCCAGGTCCGTCTGGCCCTCGAAAAGAACTCCATGCTCCCCGGCGACCCCAACCGCGTCTTCCGCGAATTCACCCCTGCCGACGGTCAGAAACAGCTTTCCGGCACAGCCAACGAAGCCGACCCGAAAACCATAGAAGCCAGGGAAAAACCGGCGATCGACCCCACCACAATCCCCGCCATCACCATCAACCCTCTGACGGGCGAGTCTTAG